One genomic window of Struthio camelus isolate bStrCam1 chromosome 1, bStrCam1.hap1, whole genome shotgun sequence includes the following:
- the MYF5 gene encoding myogenic factor 5 gives MEVMDSCHFSPAELFYDSSCLSSPEGDFAEDFEPRDLPAFAAHPPAEPAGSEEEEHVRAPTGHHQAGHCLMWACKACKRKSTTMDRRKAATMRERRRLKKVNQAFETLKRCTTANPNQRLPKVEILRNAIRYIESLQELLREQVENYYHLPGQSCSEPTSPTSSCSDGMAECSSPGWSARGSSFDTVYCSEMAHGYAAEQSSALSSLDCLSSIVDRLSPAEQQPLRDAASPSPSAGLDSGPGTPGTPPPRRTYQAL, from the exons atggAGGTGATGGACAGCTGCCACTTCTCCCCGGCCGAGCTCTTCTATgacagctcctgcctctcctccccggaGGGCGACTTCGCCGAGGATTTCGAGCCGCGGGACCTGCCCGCCTTCGCAGCCCACCCGCCCGCCGAGCCAGCCGGCTCCGAGGAAGAGGAGCACGTCCGAGCTCCCACCGGCCACCACCAGGCCGGCCACTGCCTCATGTGGGCTTGCAAAGCCTGCAAGAGAAAATCCACCACCATGGACCGGCGGAAGGCGGCCACcatgagggagaggaggaggttgAAGAAAGTGAACCAGGCGTTTGAGACCCTGAAGCGCTGCACCACGGCCAACCCCAACCAAAGACTCCCCAAAGTAGAGATCCTGCGAAACGCCATCAGATACATCGAGAGCCTCCAGGAGCTCTTAAGGGAACAGGTAGAAAACTACTACCACCTGCCAGGACAGAGCTGCTCCGAGCCCACAAGCCCCACTTCCAGCTGCTCGGACGGGATG GCTGAATGCAGCAGCCCCGGCTGGTCCGCGAGAGGCAGCAGCTTCGACACGGTCTATTGCTCCGAAATGGCCCACG GTTACGCGGCGGAGCAGAGCAGCGCCCTGTCCAGCCTGGACTGCCTCTCCAGCATCGTGGACCGCCTCTCCCCGGCCGAGCAGCAGCCCCTCCGCGACGCCGCCTCCCCCTCGCCCAGCGCCGGCCTCGACTCGGGGCCGGGGACGCCCGGGACGCCGCCGCCCCGACGGACCTACCAGGCGTTATGA
- the MYF6 gene encoding myogenic factor 6 isoform X1, whose protein sequence is MMMDLFETGSYFFYLDGENGALQQLEMAEGSPLYPGSEGTLSPCQDQMPPEAGSDSSGEEHVLAPPGLQPPHCPGQCLIWACKTCKRKSAPTDRRKAATLRERRRLKKINEAFEALKRRTVANPNQRLPKVEILRSAISYIERLQDLLHRLDQQEKMQEIGGDPFSFSPKQGNIPSSDFLSTCSSEWQNVSDHSRVLGVSPKEAGGSIVESSASSSLRCLSSIVDSISSDEPKLPSVEEVVEK, encoded by the exons ATGATGATGGACCTTTTTGAAACTGGCTCCTATTTCTTCTACTTGGACGGGGAGAAtggagccctgcagcagctggagatgGCAGAGGGCTCCCCCCTGTACCCGGGCAGCGAGGGCACCTTGTCCCCCTGTCAGGACCAAATGCCACCAGAGGCCGGCAGTGACAGCAGCGGAGAGGAGCATGTGCTGGCACCCCCGGGACTACAACCCCCTCACTGCCCCGGCCAGTGTTTGATCTGGGCTTGTAAAACTTGCAAGAGAAAGTCGGCCCCCACGGACAGGAGGAAAGCAGCCACCCTGcgggagaggaggaggctgaagaagATCAACGAAGCCTTCGAGGCTCTGAAAAGGCGGACTGTGGCGAACCCCAACCAGAGGCTGCCCAAGGTGGAGATCCTGAGGAGCGCCATCAGCTACATCGAGCGGCTGCAGGACCTCTTGCACAGGCTGGATCAGCAGGAGAAAATGCAGGAGATTGGGGGCGACCCCTTCAGCTTCAGCCCCAAGCAGGGAAAT ATCCCCAGCTCAGACTTcctgagcacctgcagctccGAGTGGCAAAACGTTTCCGATCATTCCCGAGTGCTAGGAGTCAGCCCCAAAGAAG caGGGGGCTCCATCGTCGAGTCGTCGGCTTCCAGCAGCCTTCGCTGTCTCTCTTCCATAGTGGACAGTATCTCTTCCGACGAGCCCAAACTACCCAGCGTGGAGGAAGTGGTGGAGAAATAA
- the MYF6 gene encoding myogenic factor 6 isoform X2 — translation MMMDLFETGSYFFYLDGENGALQQLEMAEGSPLYPGSEGTLSPCQDQMPPEAGSDSSGEEHVLAPPGLQPPHCPGQCLIWACKTCKRKSAPTDRRKAATLRERRRLKKINEAFEALKRRTVANPNQRLPKVEILRSAISYIERLQDLLHRLDQQEKMQEIGGDPFSFSPKQGNIPSSDFLSTCSSEWQNVSDHSRVLGVSPKEGGSIVESSASSSLRCLSSIVDSISSDEPKLPSVEEVVEK, via the exons ATGATGATGGACCTTTTTGAAACTGGCTCCTATTTCTTCTACTTGGACGGGGAGAAtggagccctgcagcagctggagatgGCAGAGGGCTCCCCCCTGTACCCGGGCAGCGAGGGCACCTTGTCCCCCTGTCAGGACCAAATGCCACCAGAGGCCGGCAGTGACAGCAGCGGAGAGGAGCATGTGCTGGCACCCCCGGGACTACAACCCCCTCACTGCCCCGGCCAGTGTTTGATCTGGGCTTGTAAAACTTGCAAGAGAAAGTCGGCCCCCACGGACAGGAGGAAAGCAGCCACCCTGcgggagaggaggaggctgaagaagATCAACGAAGCCTTCGAGGCTCTGAAAAGGCGGACTGTGGCGAACCCCAACCAGAGGCTGCCCAAGGTGGAGATCCTGAGGAGCGCCATCAGCTACATCGAGCGGCTGCAGGACCTCTTGCACAGGCTGGATCAGCAGGAGAAAATGCAGGAGATTGGGGGCGACCCCTTCAGCTTCAGCCCCAAGCAGGGAAAT ATCCCCAGCTCAGACTTcctgagcacctgcagctccGAGTGGCAAAACGTTTCCGATCATTCCCGAGTGCTAGGAGTCAGCCCCAAAGAAG GGGGCTCCATCGTCGAGTCGTCGGCTTCCAGCAGCCTTCGCTGTCTCTCTTCCATAGTGGACAGTATCTCTTCCGACGAGCCCAAACTACCCAGCGTGGAGGAAGTGGTGGAGAAATAA